In Streptomyces thermolilacinus SPC6, a single genomic region encodes these proteins:
- a CDS encoding VOC family protein: MSVELNHTIVAAKDKRESAEFLARILGLEVGAEMGPFLPVQTANGVTLDFATVPEEHITTQHYAFLISEAEFDAAFARIRQAGIPYWADPRRERPGQINRNDGGRGLYFMDPSDQAMEIITRPYGSGADPAA, translated from the coding sequence GTGTCAGTAGAGCTCAACCACACCATCGTCGCCGCAAAGGACAAGCGGGAGTCCGCCGAGTTCCTCGCCCGCATCCTCGGTCTGGAGGTGGGCGCCGAGATGGGCCCCTTCCTCCCGGTGCAGACCGCCAACGGAGTCACCCTCGACTTCGCGACGGTCCCCGAGGAGCACATCACGACGCAGCACTACGCGTTCCTCATATCGGAGGCCGAGTTCGACGCGGCCTTCGCGCGCATCCGGCAGGCGGGCATCCCGTACTGGGCCGACCCGCGCCGGGAGCGCCCCGGCCAGATCAACCGCAACGACGGGGGGCGCGGGCTGTACTTCATGGACCCGTCCGACCAGGCCATGGAGATCATCACCCGCCCGTACGGCAGTGGAGCCGACCCGGCCGCGTAG